CAACCCGAAGCAGGGCCCACCGAATGGGGCAGCCGCGCGGAGGTCGGGGTCGGCCCGTGGGAAGGTCCTTGGCCGGACGACCCGCGCTACGACCCGGAACTGCTGGCCGAAGGCGATCGCCGCAACGTGGTCGACGCCTACCGGTACTGGCGGCGCGAGGCCATCGTGTCCGATGTGGACACCCGGCGGCATCCGTTCCACGTCGCGATCGAGAACTTCCAGCACGACCACAACATCGGCACCGTGGTGCGCACCGCGAACGCCTTCGCGGCGGCCGAGGTGCACATCGTCGGCCGCCGGCGCTGGAACCGCCGCGGCGCGATGGTGACGGACCGTTACCAGCACCTGCGTCACCACGAGGACGTCGCGGGCTTGCTGACGTTCGCCGAGTCGGCGGGCTTGGCTCTGGTCGCGGTGGACAACACGCCGGGCTCCGAGCCGGTGGAGACCGCGGAGCTGCCGCGCGAGTGCGTGCTGCTGTTCGGGCAGGAAGGCCCTGGCTTGTCCGAAGCTGCCCAGTCGGTCGCGGTGAAGGTGGTGTCGATCGCCCAGTTCGGCACGACCCGGTCGATCAACGCGGGCGTCGCGGCGGGGATCGTGATGCACGCCTGGGTGCGCCAGCACGCGGATCTTTCGAAGGCTTGGTGATGCGATGACCTCGGCGGAGCGGGCAGCGGCGGCGGAACGGGCAGTGCTCGCCCGGCACGTCCGTCGCCTCTGGGCACTGCCGGGTACCGCGCTGGGCCGCAGCGGCTGGCCGCCCACGTTCGGCCAACGCCTGCACTGGCACTGGAACTACTGGTGGCAGGCGCATCTGCTGGACAGCCTGGTCGACGCCCAGCTGCGCGCCCCGGACGAGCAGCGGGCGCGACTGATCAGCCGGTTCGTCACGACGGTGCACCGGCGGAACTTCGGCACCTGGGTCAACGACTACTACGACGACATCGCCTGGCTGGGCCTGGCCCTGCAACGAGTCCGCGAACTGCGCCTCGTGGAGTCCACTGTGGACGAGGCGCTCGCCGCGATCGGCCGTCGCCTGCACGAGGGCTGGACCGACGATCTGGGCGGCGGAATCTGGTGGCGGCGCGGCGATGCCTTCAAGAACGCCCCGGCCAACGGGCCCGCCGCGATCTTCCACGCCCGGGCAGGCGACCGCGATCGCGCCGCGGCGATGACGCGGTGGCTCACCGAGACGTTGGTGGACCCGGCGACCGGCCTGGTCTGGGACGGCATCCGGGCGGACACCGGCGAGCTGGTCACGTACATTTTCTCCTACTGCCAAGGCGTTTACCTGGGGGCTTGCCTGGAACAGGCCGCTTGGGACGAGGCCGCCCGGACGGTCCGCGCGGTCGCGGAACACGTTGCGCCGCAAGGAATCATGCCTGGCTCCGAGGGCGGTGACGGAGGGTTGTTCTCGGCGATCCTGGCCCGCTATCTGGCGCTGGCCGCGAAGACGTTGCCCGGTGCGGAGGCGGAAACCGCGGCCCGGCTGGTGCGCCAGTCCGCCGACGCCTGCTGGAGCGGGGCGGTAACGACCACGGGCGGCCCGTTGTTCAGCTCGGTGTGGGCGGACCCGGCCGGACTCCCGCCGGGGAAAGCGGAACGAGACTTGTCCGTGCAGGTCGGCGGATGGATGCTGCTCGAAGCGGCGGCGACGCTGGACTAGCGAGCGGGCAGCTCACCATCGGGCCGCTGGGCAGGTCGCTCCGGCAGTCGCGCGAAACCTCAGCACCCGCAGGAAGCCCGGTGCAGAAACCGGGGCGCCAACCGTACCGATTCCGGCCTGCGCTCCGGCTCCCGGCAGCGCGCGAGCAGCAACT
This sequence is a window from Amycolatopsis benzoatilytica AK 16/65. Protein-coding genes within it:
- a CDS encoding TrmH family RNA methyltransferase → MTTEQPEAGPTEWGSRAEVGVGPWEGPWPDDPRYDPELLAEGDRRNVVDAYRYWRREAIVSDVDTRRHPFHVAIENFQHDHNIGTVVRTANAFAAAEVHIVGRRRWNRRGAMVTDRYQHLRHHEDVAGLLTFAESAGLALVAVDNTPGSEPVETAELPRECVLLFGQEGPGLSEAAQSVAVKVVSIAQFGTTRSINAGVAAGIVMHAWVRQHADLSKAW
- a CDS encoding glycoside hydrolase family 76 protein, with amino-acid sequence MTSAERAAAAERAVLARHVRRLWALPGTALGRSGWPPTFGQRLHWHWNYWWQAHLLDSLVDAQLRAPDEQRARLISRFVTTVHRRNFGTWVNDYYDDIAWLGLALQRVRELRLVESTVDEALAAIGRRLHEGWTDDLGGGIWWRRGDAFKNAPANGPAAIFHARAGDRDRAAAMTRWLTETLVDPATGLVWDGIRADTGELVTYIFSYCQGVYLGACLEQAAWDEAARTVRAVAEHVAPQGIMPGSEGGDGGLFSAILARYLALAAKTLPGAEAETAARLVRQSADACWSGAVTTTGGPLFSSVWADPAGLPPGKAERDLSVQVGGWMLLEAAATLD